In one Nitrososphaerota archaeon genomic region, the following are encoded:
- a CDS encoding carbohydrate kinase family protein codes for MLDLVSIGAANIDLMLYVKDFAKSDQEATTEKSELQGGGSAANVAVGVRRLGKKSGFIGKIGNDNFGKFLIDEFKREGVDISGAKIEQNSSSMAIAIVNKKGQRILYLNGGVQSTFSKSDVKKDYIQNSTFLSLHSIVNNEAVEILEVAAKYASQTGVSVLFDPGFKFAVKGIEKFRKILTYTTILKLNSEEVKVFTNSDDIQESFKIIRDYGPRLVVVTLGKDGCIINESHTKEIKVPVDVHAIDTTGAGDAFSAALISALIDKKRFVDACRFANLVAAVSTTKQGARSVPTLNELKIFLQKSGKRLSDY; via the coding sequence GTGCTAGATTTAGTTTCAATTGGTGCAGCAAACATAGACCTCATGCTGTACGTAAAAGATTTTGCAAAATCCGACCAAGAGGCAACAACTGAGAAAAGTGAACTGCAAGGAGGTGGTTCTGCTGCAAACGTCGCCGTCGGTGTCCGCAGGCTTGGGAAAAAATCTGGCTTTATCGGAAAGATAGGCAATGACAACTTTGGCAAATTTCTGATTGATGAATTCAAGAGGGAAGGAGTCGACATCAGCGGCGCAAAAATAGAGCAGAACAGCTCTAGCATGGCAATAGCCATAGTCAACAAAAAGGGCCAGAGAATTTTGTATCTAAATGGTGGAGTGCAGTCGACCTTTTCAAAGAGCGATGTAAAAAAAGACTATATACAAAATTCGACGTTCCTTTCATTGCATAGCATCGTAAATAACGAAGCAGTAGAGATACTTGAAGTCGCCGCAAAATATGCATCACAGACTGGCGTAAGCGTTCTATTCGATCCGGGCTTCAAATTTGCGGTAAAAGGCATTGAAAAGTTCAGAAAGATTCTTACTTATACTACTATTCTGAAATTAAATTCGGAAGAAGTAAAGGTCTTCACCAATAGTGACGACATACAGGAAAGTTTCAAGATCATCAGGGATTACGGCCCCAGACTTGTCGTAGTAACTTTAGGAAAAGATGGCTGCATAATCAACGAAAGCCACACAAAAGAAATCAAGGTGCCGGTTGATGTTCATGCAATAGATACTACCGGAGCCGGTGATGCATTCTCTGCTGCACTAATTTCTGCGCTGATTGATAAGAAAAGATTTGTTGACGCTTGCAGGTTTGCTAATTTGGTTGCGGCAGTATCGACCACAAAGCAAGGAGCGCGTAGTGTGCCAACATTGAATGAACTAAAGATATTTCTTCAGAAATCTGGTAAGAGACTCTCTGATTATTAG
- a CDS encoding GYD domain-containing protein yields MQGLEGLICNFEINAIMSLFIRLLRFTPEGAKGLKQFAARRAEFAKSASKLGIKVVGEYVTTGRYDLITILDAPNLDAVLKLSAKVAATGRTTSETLSAVTAKQFEKLAKSA; encoded by the coding sequence ATGCAGGGTTTAGAAGGATTAATATGTAACTTTGAAATTAACGCAATCATGTCCCTCTTCATAAGGCTACTGAGGTTCACGCCAGAAGGTGCCAAGGGGCTGAAACAGTTTGCTGCAAGGCGGGCAGAGTTTGCAAAATCGGCCAGCAAGCTAGGTATCAAAGTTGTTGGAGAATATGTCACCACAGGTAGATACGACCTGATAACCATCCTTGACGCTCCAAATCTTGATGCAGTGCTAAAGCTGAGCGCAAAGGTTGCAGCTACTGGAAGGACGACGTCAGAAACACTGTCTGCCGTGACTGCTAAGCAGTTCGAGAAACTCGCAAAGTCTGCTTGA
- a CDS encoding polyprenyl synthetase family protein: MVGNFVSRAIYDKEFAEYRDAINSKIEELFPENYVIHAIARKAVSKGKRIRAMLSLLSCEACCGDYRPAIPLAVSYEIGHAAALVQDDIIDRANRRRGLPTVHTESGEVMAILVCDLLISETYTLLSQYKNFDLPEGAVYDILKIAGAASKATVIGEFLDLELARKDETTIEEYIEMVRNKTGALLAGPAACGAVVGRGTNEDIQLFYSIGENLGIAYQIFDDMLDIMGNPSKIGKPIFNNIIHGKKNILVLHLINNGSKQQLQSIYKLMGKEEPREEKINHAKGVFRQAGSIEYANKLAREYAEKARAGILQIPSEAGKKLLKLSDYLVSRFEY; the protein is encoded by the coding sequence ATGGTGGGCAACTTCGTGTCTCGGGCTATCTACGATAAGGAATTTGCAGAGTACCGTGATGCAATAAACAGCAAGATCGAAGAGTTGTTTCCCGAGAATTACGTGATCCATGCAATAGCACGGAAAGCTGTCTCCAAAGGGAAACGAATACGTGCCATGCTCAGCCTCCTATCCTGCGAGGCATGCTGCGGCGATTACAGACCTGCTATCCCTCTGGCGGTAAGCTATGAGATAGGACATGCGGCAGCACTAGTCCAAGACGACATTATAGACCGGGCAAACAGGAGAAGGGGCCTTCCGACCGTGCATACAGAAAGTGGAGAAGTCATGGCAATACTGGTCTGCGACCTTTTGATATCCGAAACCTATACGCTACTTTCGCAGTACAAGAACTTTGACCTTCCTGAAGGCGCAGTTTATGACATTCTCAAGATTGCCGGGGCTGCGTCGAAGGCGACGGTCATTGGCGAATTTTTGGATTTAGAGCTTGCAAGGAAAGACGAAACGACGATCGAAGAGTACATAGAAATGGTCAGAAACAAGACCGGGGCTCTCTTGGCAGGGCCTGCAGCCTGCGGAGCAGTAGTCGGCAGAGGCACCAACGAAGATATCCAATTATTCTACAGCATCGGGGAGAACCTTGGGATAGCCTACCAGATATTCGACGACATGCTGGATATCATGGGTAACCCGTCCAAGATAGGAAAGCCAATCTTCAACAACATAATTCACGGGAAGAAGAACATCTTGGTTTTGCACCTTATCAATAATGGCTCAAAGCAGCAGTTGCAGAGCATATACAAGCTGATGGGAAAGGAAGAGCCTAGAGAAGAGAAGATCAACCACGCCAAGGGAGTATTCAGACAAGCAGGCTCAATTGAATATGCCAACAAGCTTGCCAGAGAATATGCAGAGAAGGCTAGGGCAGGGATACTGCAGATACCAAGCGAAGCTGGAAAGAAACTTCTGAAGCTGTCAGACTATCTGGTAAGCAGGTTCGAATATTGA
- the pqqC gene encoding pyrroloquinoline-quinone synthase PqqC, with protein sequence MLCNMEEQKHPLTRRQFIQRLRRLGLSRYQDKHPFTVILNQGKLTKTQLQAYILNWYYFEKMIPQKDAGIISNCPIPEVRRIWVSRILRHDGYGDIEGATEGWLRLCLAAGIDRNTVMRARFLPGVRLAIDSYVQYTKSKTWLEGIATSLTQVFLPRLVERRVNAFVKHYEDYVSPKGLEYFMSLQNAAKEGSKMALDLVLRYAATREAQDMVTNAVLYMDDVLWSILDAIYSAYVVRSASLSASI encoded by the coding sequence ATGCTGTGTAATATGGAGGAACAGAAGCATCCACTTACAAGGCGGCAGTTCATCCAGAGGCTCAGGCGCTTGGGTTTGAGTAGGTATCAGGACAAACATCCCTTTACGGTGATACTCAACCAAGGCAAGCTGACAAAGACGCAGCTGCAGGCCTATATTCTGAATTGGTACTATTTTGAAAAGATGATACCGCAGAAGGATGCTGGAATCATATCCAATTGCCCTATACCAGAAGTTAGAAGGATATGGGTTTCAAGGATTCTTCGCCATGATGGGTATGGCGATATTGAGGGTGCGACGGAAGGCTGGCTAAGGCTGTGCTTGGCCGCAGGGATAGACCGTAATACTGTAATGAGGGCCCGGTTCCTGCCTGGAGTTAGGCTTGCAATAGATTCCTATGTCCAATACACAAAATCCAAAACATGGCTTGAGGGAATAGCAACATCGCTTACGCAAGTATTTCTGCCGAGACTTGTTGAAAGAAGGGTGAATGCTTTTGTGAAACATTATGAGGACTATGTTTCTCCCAAAGGTTTGGAGTATTTTATGTCCCTGCAGAATGCTGCGAAAGAGGGCAGCAAGATGGCCCTTGATTTAGTTCTTCGCTACGCTGCGACGAGAGAAGCGCAAGATATGGTTACCAACGCTGTACTGTATATGGACGATGTCCTGTGGAGCATACTTGATGCGATATATTCTGCTTACGTTGTCAGGAGTGCATCTCTGTCAGCCTCCATATGA
- a CDS encoding site-specific DNA-methyltransferase, which produces MGTTHKVIFGNSLNMKELRRNSIHLVVTSPPYFNAPFDYPDFFKTYKDFLALIKGMAKELKRVVAPGRVCCFVVDDMLVDGEKFPVVSDVTQIMTRSGFRYRDRIVWIKPKGYVRISRRSGVLLQHPYPMYFYPDNMQESILIFQKGKFDYSYLKTLPAEVLARSKIDVKEFNLTDAPFMVWDDLSGEERKPIPNTWRITNVLPMKGRLEEGVAAFPGEIARRLVKLFTFIGETVLDPFAGSGTTLKVAKELGRNSVGYEIDLELKPVIAEKLGLEQATLSNDAVEFLERDDAGHFRTTLQEKVEHKESVATR; this is translated from the coding sequence ATGGGGACCACGCATAAGGTAATTTTTGGTAATTCGCTGAACATGAAAGAGTTGCGGAGGAACAGTATTCATTTGGTAGTAACTTCTCCGCCATATTTTAACGCGCCTTTCGATTATCCAGATTTTTTCAAAACCTACAAGGATTTTCTAGCACTTATCAAAGGTATGGCGAAGGAGCTTAAACGAGTAGTCGCACCGGGCAGAGTTTGTTGCTTTGTTGTAGATGACATGCTTGTGGACGGTGAAAAGTTCCCTGTTGTTTCAGATGTTACACAAATAATGACACGATCAGGTTTCAGATATCGAGACAGAATAGTTTGGATAAAGCCCAAAGGCTATGTTAGGATTAGTCGGAGAAGCGGAGTTCTGTTGCAACATCCCTATCCGATGTATTTCTATCCTGACAACATGCAAGAAAGCATCCTTATCTTCCAAAAGGGGAAGTTTGATTATTCTTATCTTAAAACTCTGCCTGCTGAGGTCTTGGCTAGATCAAAGATAGATGTCAAGGAGTTCAATCTTACGGATGCGCCCTTTATGGTTTGGGACGACCTAAGCGGGGAGGAAAGAAAACCTATTCCAAACACGTGGCGGATCACTAATGTTCTGCCGATGAAAGGACGTTTGGAAGAGGGTGTGGCTGCCTTCCCCGGAGAAATCGCTAGACGGCTGGTAAAGCTGTTTACATTTATTGGAGAGACTGTGCTTGACCCATTTGCAGGCTCGGGCACCACGCTCAAGGTTGCAAAAGAGTTAGGAAGGAATTCGGTTGGTTATGAAATTGATTTGGAGCTTAAGCCAGTCATCGCAGAAAAACTTGGACTTGAACAAGCTACACTTTCGAACGACGCAGTCGAGTTTCTAGAAAGAGATGATGCGGGTCATTTCCGAACCACCCTACAGGAAAAAGTGGAGCATAAAGAGAGTGTCGCTACAAGATGA
- a CDS encoding CoA-binding protein, translated as MKTIAVVGFSKDPSKESHSVSIYMREHGYEIIPVNPTAEEIMGLRSYPSLLAIPDDLKKRIDVINIFRRPNDVPPVVDDAIKLKNLTKKPLAIWMQLGIVNEEAAKQARVAGIEVVMDACIRTEHRKRL; from the coding sequence ATGAAGACCATAGCTGTTGTAGGATTCTCAAAAGATCCATCGAAAGAAAGCCATTCAGTTTCCATATACATGAGGGAGCATGGCTACGAAATAATTCCCGTCAATCCCACTGCGGAAGAGATCATGGGTTTAAGATCATACCCATCATTGCTGGCAATACCCGACGACCTAAAAAAGAGAATTGATGTTATCAACATATTCAGGCGGCCTAACGATGTTCCTCCAGTCGTTGACGATGCGATAAAGCTGAAGAATCTTACAAAAAAGCCTCTTGCAATATGGATGCAGCTAGGGATAGTAAATGAAGAAGCAGCTAAGCAGGCTAGAGTTGCTGGTATTGAGGTCGTTATGGATGCCTGCATCAGGACTGAGCACAGGAAGAGGCTCTAG
- the psmA gene encoding archaeal proteasome endopeptidase complex subunit alpha: MFPAAAGYDRAITVFSPDGRLYQVEYAIETVRRGSLAVGVKTKQGVVLAVDEKPRKLQTSGVTQKIFQVDDHLGVAAAGYIPDARIQVDQARVVAQSNRLIYDEPVDVEVLAKRIADLSQQFTQYAGVRPFGVSLIISGVDRNGPQLFLTDPSGNYVGYNAVAIGAGSDQVTEFFEQKYADDISVDNACILAIEAIYLVSEDKTGTKHIKMAFIDADTKKMRRFTEKEIEKYAEKAKKPAPPS; the protein is encoded by the coding sequence ATGTTTCCAGCAGCCGCAGGTTATGACAGAGCCATTACTGTCTTCTCGCCTGACGGGAGGCTCTACCAAGTGGAATATGCCATAGAGACTGTCAGAAGGGGAAGTTTAGCCGTAGGCGTCAAGACCAAGCAAGGCGTAGTCTTGGCAGTAGACGAGAAGCCTAGGAAGTTGCAGACATCAGGAGTCACTCAAAAGATATTCCAAGTTGATGATCACCTTGGCGTTGCAGCTGCAGGATATATCCCAGATGCAAGAATCCAAGTAGACCAAGCAAGGGTAGTTGCCCAGAGCAACAGGCTCATTTACGATGAGCCAGTGGATGTTGAAGTTTTGGCAAAGAGGATAGCCGATCTGTCCCAGCAGTTTACGCAGTATGCAGGGGTCAGGCCATTCGGAGTTTCGCTGATAATCTCAGGCGTCGACAGAAATGGACCTCAGTTATTCTTGACAGACCCCAGCGGCAACTATGTAGGCTATAATGCAGTAGCGATAGGTGCTGGAAGCGACCAAGTTACAGAGTTCTTCGAGCAGAAATATGCAGATGACATAAGCGTAGACAATGCCTGCATTCTGGCAATAGAGGCGATTTACCTAGTCAGCGAAGACAAGACAGGAACCAAGCATATCAAGATGGCCTTCATAGATGCTGATACGAAGAAGATGCGAAGGTTTACCGAGAAGGAAATAGAAAAGTATGCTGAAAAGGCCAAGAAGCCGGCTCCACCTAGCTAG
- the brxL gene encoding BREX system Lon protease-like protein BrxL codes for MPATITQSVKSPQELLDSKLKRNFPDQIVNKKLYELREVSRLPRFIAESAIKRFCGDSVKPKDLAEMAKFVNRYYPEAKMKDRVLHELFTKGQYTLLDEFKVRVDIKNGIHRVEVPCLGIYNARIRASLLEKQKDLLEAGIWGVATINYSPEFNYGTQQELNSPIIMTEFEPLQYSTFNIEEFNGKRKHFSTEEWMSSIINTIGLNPEVYSRRQKLLLLSRLIPLVEQNVNVLELGPRATGKSFLFKNISYYTRLFSGGKVSPAVLFYHGNFKTLGEIGVRECVVFDEISKIEFANPEEMMGKLKDYMESGEFERGMLKRVRSTCSLVFMGNIEVKGNLPGEEFSGVIPECMRDSAFVDRIHGFIPGWELPKIMQSDLHLSKSYGFVSQYFCEVMNQLRKEDFQHHIAERVELSAEGGNLGIRDEKSIRKLASGILKIISPHGDFTDEELSITMDIAVELRQRVHDWLCKLSPGEFKIKRLCFRIKK; via the coding sequence GTGCCAGCCACGATTACCCAGTCAGTGAAGAGCCCTCAGGAGCTTCTAGATTCGAAGCTCAAGAGGAACTTCCCTGACCAGATAGTCAACAAGAAACTTTACGAGCTGCGTGAGGTTAGCAGACTGCCAAGATTCATAGCCGAGTCTGCTATCAAGCGTTTCTGCGGAGACAGTGTCAAGCCCAAGGACCTTGCAGAAATGGCCAAGTTTGTCAATCGCTACTACCCTGAAGCTAAGATGAAGGACAGGGTCCTGCACGAGCTATTTACTAAAGGCCAATACACGCTTTTGGACGAATTCAAGGTACGCGTAGATATCAAAAATGGCATTCACAGAGTCGAAGTGCCGTGCCTGGGCATTTACAATGCAAGAATCAGGGCATCCCTACTCGAGAAGCAAAAAGACCTTCTCGAGGCGGGCATTTGGGGAGTTGCTACAATAAATTATTCACCAGAGTTCAACTACGGAACCCAGCAGGAGCTGAACTCCCCAATCATCATGACCGAGTTCGAACCCCTCCAGTATTCTACTTTCAACATAGAGGAGTTCAACGGGAAGAGGAAGCATTTTTCAACTGAAGAGTGGATGTCCTCAATAATCAATACAATAGGGCTCAACCCAGAAGTCTATTCACGCAGGCAGAAGCTGCTTCTGCTTTCGAGGCTCATCCCGCTGGTCGAGCAGAACGTAAACGTCTTGGAGCTCGGACCAAGAGCCACAGGCAAATCGTTTCTTTTCAAGAATATTTCATACTATACAAGGCTCTTTTCAGGGGGAAAGGTCAGCCCTGCAGTGTTATTCTATCATGGCAACTTCAAGACTCTGGGGGAGATAGGGGTCAGGGAATGCGTAGTCTTCGATGAAATAAGCAAGATCGAGTTCGCAAACCCTGAGGAGATGATGGGCAAACTGAAAGACTACATGGAGAGTGGCGAATTTGAAAGAGGCATGCTAAAGCGCGTCAGAAGCACGTGCTCGCTCGTCTTCATGGGTAATATAGAGGTGAAGGGAAACCTGCCTGGCGAAGAATTTTCAGGGGTCATTCCTGAATGCATGCGGGATTCTGCTTTTGTCGATAGGATTCACGGATTCATCCCTGGCTGGGAACTGCCAAAGATCATGCAGAGCGATCTGCATCTTTCAAAGAGTTACGGATTCGTTTCGCAGTATTTCTGCGAGGTCATGAACCAGCTAAGGAAGGAAGACTTTCAGCACCATATTGCCGAGAGGGTAGAACTTTCAGCAGAGGGAGGAAATCTCGGGATTCGCGACGAAAAGAGCATCAGGAAACTTGCAAGCGGAATTCTCAAGATAATTAGCCCGCATGGAGACTTTACCGATGAAGAACTCAGCATTACCATGGACATAGCGGTGGAGCTCAGGCAGAGGGTGCATGATTGGCTCTGCAAGCTTTCACCCGGGGAGTTCAAAATCAAACGCCTTTGCTTCAGGATAAAGAAATAA